CCGCAGATAGTCGCGTACCCACGGCTCCACGGTCCCCAGGTCTTCGCCGATGACCAGCGCCCCCGCCCGGTGTGCCTCCAACGCGACGATGCCGATGAGCGCCTCATGGTCGTAGTGCACATAGGTGCCGGCGGTCGGCGGCGCTCCCGCCGGGATCCACCACAGCCGAAACAACCCGATGATGTGATCGATGCGGACACCGCCGCTGGAGCGCAGCACCGCGGTGATCATCGCGCGAAACGGCCGGTACTCCTGCTCGGCGAGCCGATCGGGGCGCCACGGCGGCTGCGACCAGTCCTGGCCGAGCTGATTGAACTCGTCCGGCGGGGCGCCCGCGGTCACCCCGGTGGCCAACGCGTCGTGCAACGACCACGCGTCGGCGCCGGTCGGGTGGACCCCGACCGCGAGGTCGTGGACGATGCCCACCGTCATGCCCGCCCGCCGGGCCCGGGACTGGGCGGCGGCGAGCTGCTCATCGAGTTGCCACTGCAGCCACCGGTGAAAATCCACCGCACCCGTGTGGGCGGCGGCGAACTCGGCGACCGCCGCCGAATCGGGGTGCTGCAGTGCGGTGGGCCAACGGTGCCAGTCGGGGCCGTACCGGTCGGCCAGGGCGCACCACACGGCGAAGTCCTCCAGCGCGGCACCTTCGCGCCGGCGGTACGCGGCATACGCCCATTGCCGCCCGGCGGACCGGGGCAGCTGGTGGACGAGTTCAAGGACCTGCCGTTTCGCCGCCCAGGCCATGTCGCGGTCGAGGAGTCGAGACCGTTCGGCGTGCTGCTGGACCTGGGCGCGCAGGTGGCGCGCCGGGCTGTGTCGGGGCAGGTCGGCGAACTCGGTGATCTCCTCGATGCGCAGGTACAGGGGATTGACGTAGCGCCGCGACGTCGGCAGATAGGGGGAGGGCTCCATCGGTGGTGATGTCGCCGCGGCGTGCAACGGGTTGACCAGGAGAAAATCGGCGCCGTGACGTGCGGTCGACCACACGGCCAGGTCGGTCAGGTCCGTGAGGTCGCCGACTCCCCACGAGGCGCGGGAACGCACGCTGTACAGCTGGGCGGTCAGGCCCCAGCAGCGCCGGGCGCCCAGGCGCTCCGGCAGGCCCAACCAGGCCGGCGTCACGATCAGGGCGGTGTCGTGCTCCTCGGTGCCCGACCGCAGCGCGACCCGGTGATAACCCAGGGGCAGATCGGACGGCAGGACGAAGCTGGCCTCGCCGACCAGGCGGTCGGCGAGGCGGAACGGCGCGGTGAAATTGTCGATCTGGCGCACGTCGCCGCGTCGGGTGCCGTCTTCGAGGCGCACCTCCACCTCGGCCGGGTGCCCATGGGTCACGTGCGCCCAGAACGTGGTCGGCGCCCCTTCGCGGGCGACGACCGTGGCCGGCAGGGCACGCGTCCAGTACCTGCGATCCAGCTCGGCGAGGGCCGCGCGCCGTTCGGGTTCGGTTGCCGCGGCCACCCCCAGTGCGGCCAGCACCGCCACCACCGTGGCGGGTGGGACCGCGACCAGGCGCTGCGAGCCGTCCCGGTACTCGGTGGCCACGCCGAGCCGGTGGGCCAGATCCCGCAACGACGGTGCCGGGTCGGTCATGCCGATCTCCTCCCGCGTGGGCCGGTCGCGCCCACGTCGACGATCGCCCCATCGTCCACAGCCGACGCCCGGTGCGTCCAGGCCCGCCGCCGGCGCACCACGGCACACCGGCCGCCGGCGAGCGAAGCGATGCCCCCGACTCTATTTCGACGTCTGGACGACCTGCGGGTGAACGGCAGGTGACGAGCGGGAACGCCGCGGCCAGGGTGTGCGCGCCACCCCGCGGGTGGCCTACGGTATTGGGTGTGAATCGCAGGTTGACGCCGCAATCGGGCGGCTACGTGCTCCCGGTCCCGACCGGCCGGATTGCGGGGCGTCGTGGCCGCTGATCAGGAGCGCAGGCGACCCGAACAGGGCGCCGGGCTGGGGCTGTCGACCCGGACCCAGATGACCGGTCACCAGTTTCTGGCGCGCCGGACCGCGCTGGCGTTGACCCAGTGGCGGGTCCGCATGGAAGTCGAGCCGGGCCGTCGCCAGTCGCTGGCGGTCTTGGCGTCGATCTCGGCGGCGTGCCTGGTCTGCATCGGAGCCCTGCTGTGGTCGTTTCTGAGCCCGGCAGGCCAGCTGGGGGACTCGCCGATCATCCAGGACCGCGACTCCGGTGCCCTCTACGTGCGGGTGGGCGAGACCTTGTATCCGGCGCTGAACCTGGCGTCGGCGCGGCTGATCTCCGGTCGGGCGGACAACCCGCACCAGGTGCGGTCAAGCCAGATCGCCGAGCAACCCCACGGCCCGCTGGTGGGCATCCCCGGCGCCCCCTCGGACTTCTCGCCGGTCGACCCGGGCACCTCGTCGTGGCTGATCTGCGACGCGGTCACCACCACCTTGGGCGCCGGGGTCACCGAGCCGGTGACCACGACCGTGATCGACGGCGTCCCGGATCTCTCCGAGCGTCGCCGGGTGCTCGACGACCAGGACGCGGTGGTGCTGCGCTACGACGACGAGGCGTGGGTGATCCGGCAGGGCCGGCGTTCCCGGATCGACGCCGCCGACCGCCCGGTGCTGCTGCCGCTGGGGCTCACCCCCGAGCAGGTGGCGCGCGCCCGGCCGATGAGCCGGGCGCTCTACGACGCGCTGCTGCCCGGCCCGGAGCTGTCGGTGCCGCAGGTGCCCAATGTCGGCCAGCCGGCGGCATTCCCGAATGCGCCCGGGCCGGTCGGCACGGTGATCGTCACCCCCCAGGTCAGCGGACCCCAGCAGTACTCGGTGGTGCTCACCGACGGCGTGCAGACGATCTCGCCGGTGGTCGCGCAGATCCTGCAGAATGCCGGGATCACCCCGGACGGCAAACCGGCCACCGTCCAACCCCCCGATCTGGGCGACATGCCGGTGGTCGACGGGCTGGACCTGTCGGCCTACCCGACCAGCCCGTTGCATGTGGTCGACACCCGGGAGAATCCGGCCACGTGCTGGTGGTGGGAGCGTGCCGACGGCGAGGAGTTGGCCCGCGTGCAGGTGATCTCCGGGCCGACGGTGCCGGTGGCCGATACGCACAAGGTGGTGTCGTTGGTCAAGGCCGGCGCCTCGGAGGACGACCCGACGGCCGACCGGGTCTACTTCGGTCCCAGCTACGCGAACTTCATCGTCGCCACCGGCAACGACCCGGCCGCCGAGACCACGGAGTCGCTGTGGTGGCTGTCGCGGTCGGGGGTGCGCTACGGCGTGGAGAGTAGCGATGAGGCGCGGAAAGCCTTGGGGCTCACCGAGGCGCCCACTCACGCGCCATGGGTGGCGTTGCGTCTGCTGGCGCATGGGCCCGTCCTGTCGCGCGCTGATGCACTGGTGCAGCACGACACGCTACCGACCGATATGAAGCCTGAAGAATTGGTGGTACCGAGGTGAAGCGTGGATTTGCGCGCCCGACACCGGCGCCGGCGCCGACCGTCAAACCGGAGAACCTGGGCCTGCCGACACCGCTGAGTGTCCCTCCCCCGGAGGAGAAGCCGTGGTGGCTGGTGGTGATCGGCGTCCTGGTGGTCGGCCTGGTGGTCGGCATGGTCGCGATGACGGTCGCCAGCGGGTCGCGGATGTTCCTCGGTGCCGGGGCGATCTTCCCGATCTTCATGATCGGCGGTGTCGCGATGATGATGTTCAGCGGACGCTTCGGCGGCGGCCAGCAGCAGATGAGCCGGCCCAAGCTCGACGCGATGCGCGGGCAGTTCATGGTGATGCTCGACCGGCTGCGCCGGACCGCCGGCGAGTCCGCCGATTCCATGGACGCCAACTACCGGTGGTTCCACCCGGCGCCGCGGAGCCTGACCGCCGCGGTCGGATCCAACCGGATGTGGGAGCGCCGACCCGACGGCATGGACCTCAACTTCGGTGTCGCGCGCATCGGTGTCGGCATGGTGCGCCCCGAGGTGACCTGGGGCGAGCCCAACGACATGCCCACCGACATCGAACTGGAGCCGGTGACCGGTAAGGCGTTGCAGGAGTTCGGCCACTACCAGAGCGTGGTCTACAACCTGCCGAAGATGGTCTCGCTGCTCGCTGAGCCCGGCTACGCGCTGGTCGGGGAACGCGAACAGGTCCTCGCGTTGGTTCGGTCCGTGATCTGCCAGCTCGCCTTCTCGCACGGGCCCGACCACTTGCGCATGATCGTGGTGAGTTCTGATGTGGCCGAATGGGATTGGGTCAAATGGCTGCCGCATTTCGGTGACCCGCGACGTCACGACGCCGCGGGTAACGCGCGGATGGTGTACCCGTCGGTGCAGGAATTCGGTGCCGAGCACGGTGACCTGTTCGCCGGACGGGGCTCGTTTATGCCCCGCTTCGCCAATGCGCAGTCGGAGCTGCCGACGCCGCACTATGTGATCATCGCCGATGTCGCCACCGAGGAGTGGGGTTATGCGATCAGCGGCGACGGCATCGACGGGATGACGTTCATCGACGTGACCGGTTCCTCGGTGCCGGCCTGCGCCGCACCGGAACGAACACTGCGGTTCACCGACGACCACGGAGTGATCGAGGCGCTGCCGCGTGACCGCGACACCTGGATGGTCATCGACGACAACGAATGGTTCTTCGCCCTCGCCGACCAGATCAGCGTGCTCGATGCCGAGCGGTTCGCCCAGCGGATGGCGCACTGGCGCCTGGCCGAGGCATACGAGGAGATCGGTCAGCGGGTTGCCTACATCGGCGCACGAGACATTCTGTCCTACTACGGTATCGAAGACGCCGGCAGCATCGATTTCGAAGCGCTGTGGGCCAGCCGCAGTGCGATGCTGTCCCGCGACCGGCTGCGGATCCCGTTCGGAAACCGCTCCGACAACGGCGAACTGCTGTTCTTGGACATGAAGTCGCTCGACGAGGGCGGCGACGGCCCGCACGGGGTGATGTCCGGAACGACCGGATCGGGTAAGTCGACGCTGGTGCGGACGGTGATCGAATCGCTGCTGCTGGCCCACCCACCGGACCAGTTGCAGTTCGTGCTGGCCGACCTCAAGGGTGGTTCGGCGGTCAAGCCTTTCGCCGGTGTGCCGCACGTCTCCCGCATCATCACCGACCTGGAGGAAGACCAGGCACTGATGGAGCGGTTCCTGGAGGCGATGTGGGGTGAGATCGCGCGTCGTAAAGCGGTCTGCGACACCGCCGGTGCCGACGACGCACGCGAATACAACGAGATTCGCGCCCGCATGCGGGCCCGCGGCGAGGACATGGAGCCGCTTCCGATGCTGGTGGTGGTCATCGATGAGTTCTACGAGTGGTTCCGCATCATGCCCACCGCGGTGGAGGTCCTCGACTCGATCGGACGCCAGGGACGCGCCTACTGGATCCACCTGATGATGGCCTCCCAGACGATCGAGAGTCGCGCGGAAAAGCTGATGGAGAACATGGGGTACCGGCTGGTCCTCAAGGCGCGCACCGCCGGCGCGGCGCAGGCCGCGGGCGTGCCGAATGCGGTGAACCTACCCGCCCAGGCCGGTTTGGGTTACTTCCGCAAGAGCGGCGACGAGGTGACCCGGTTTCAGGCGGAGTTCCTGTGGCGGGATTATCGACGGGGTCGCTCCCTGGTGGATGGCGATGCGCCACTGACCCATTCGGTCGACTACATCCGCCCGCAGCTGTTCACCACCGGATTCACGCCGGTGGAGGTCGCCATCGGCGGTCAGGACATCGAGCCGGTCGTCGAGCAGACGCCACCGGTCATCGAACCCGACGAGGAGGACGAAGAGGAGCACATCCGCACGCCGAAGGTCGGCACGGTGATCATCGACCAGCTGCGCAGGATGGACTTCGAGCCGTACCGGCTGTGGCAGCCGCCGTTGGACGTTCCCCTGGCGGTCGATGAATTGGTCAACCGCTTTCTCGGGCGTCCGTGGCAGGAGAACTACGCGGCCGACGCCAACCTGATCTTTCCGGTCGGGGTCATCGACCGGCCGTACAAGCACGACCAGCCGCCGTGGACGGTGGACACCTCCGGTCCCGGCGCCAACTTGTTGATCCTGGGTGCCGGCGGGGCCGGAAAGACCACCGCCCTGCAGACCCTGATCTGCTCGGCGGCCCTGACCCACACCCCCGAGCAGGTGCAGTTCTACTGCCTGGCCTACAGCGGGACCGCGTTGATGACGGTGTCCGGGCTGCCCCACGTCGGTGGGGTAGCCGGCCCCACCGACCCCGACGGGGTGCGGCGCACCGTCGCGGAGATGCTGGCGCTGGTGCGTGACCGCAAACGCAGCTTCCTGGAGTACGACGTCGCCTCGATGGAGGTGTTCCGGGCCCGCCGATTCGGCGGCGAGCCCGGGAGCGTGCCCGATGACGGGTTCGCCGACGTCTTCCTGGTGATCGACAACTACCGGGCGCTGGCCGAGGAGAACGAAGTCCTCATCGAGCAGGTGAACCAGATCATCAACCAGGGGCCGTCGTTCGGGGTGCACGTGGTGGTCACCGCCGACCGCGAGTCTGAGTTGCGCCCGCCGGTGCGCAGTGGCTTCGGCTCCCGCATCGAGCTGCGGCTGTCGGCGGTCGAAGACGCCAAACTGGTGCGTTCGCGCTTCGCCAAGGACGTCCCGGTCAAACCCGGGCGGGGCATGGTTCCGGTGAACTATGTGCGGCTGGACAGCGACCCGCAGTCCGGGTTGCACACCTTGGTGGCGCGGCCGGCGGCGGCGAGCACCTCCGAGCGGGTGTTCGAATCCGACAGCATCGTGCGGGAGGTCGCCCAGGTCGCGACCGGCCGGGCTCGCCCGGTGCGCCGGCTGCCGTCCTGGTTCGAGCTCGACCAGCTGCGTGAGCTGGCCGCCGCCGATCACCGCGAGGGCGTCGGCGCCGGCGGGATCGCGTGGGCCATCTCCGAACTGGACCTGCAGCCGGTCTATCTGAACTTCGCCGAGAACTCGCACCTGATGGTCACCGGCCGTCGCGAATGCGGTCGTACCACCACGTTGGCGACGATCATGGCCGAGATCAGCCGGGTGTACGCCCCCGGCGGCAGCACCGCGCCGCCGACCACCCAACCGAGCGCGCAGGTGTGGCTGATCGACCCGCGCCGCCAGTTGCTGACCACCTTGGGCTCGGACTACATCGAACGGTTCGCCTACAACCTCGACGGGGTCAACGCCCTCGTCGACGAGCTGGCGGTCACCCTGGCCGGGCGTGAACCGCCACCGGGGTTGTCGGCGGAGGAGCTGATGAGCCAGTCCTGGTGGAGCGGGCCGGAGATCTTTTTGATCATCGACGACATCCAGCAGTTGCCGGCCGGCTTCGACTCGCCGCTGCACAAGGCCGCTGCATGGGTCAACCGCGCCTCCGACGTCGGCCTGCACGTCATCGCCACCCGCACCTTCGGTGGGTGGGCCTCGGCCGGCAGCGACCCGGTGCTGCGTGCCCTGCACCAGGCCAACACGCCGCTGTTGGTGATGGACGCCGACCCCGACGAGGGGTTCATCCGCGGCAGGATGAAGGGCGGTCCGCTGCCGCGCGGCCGGGGCCTGCTGATGGCCGAGGACACCGGGGTGTTCGTCCAGGTGGCGGCGACCGAGTTACGCCGCCCGGCGGCGACCGGAGAACAGCCGGTAGCGAAGCCGACCCCGTGACGGCGCGCCGGCCGGTGACCGGTGCGCAAAGCGGGTTCGGGTGTGTGCCCGATCACCGGCGGGAGCTTGCTGGGTGGATGTCGGCGAGACCGGCCCGAGGGTTAATCGCGCCCTGATTCTTACCGGCGGCACGCACTCCGCGCGGCGGCGCGACCCCCGGGGAGTCGAGCGACGGGCGCGATATCGGCACCGGTGGCCAGCGTTTTCGGCGGCGCGGCCCGGCGAGTGTGACCGGGCGCGCACTCCGGGTGAACAGTGGTCAACGCCGGGTGAACAGTTGGCGTCCTGGGCTGATCTAACGGAGTTTGCCCACTAATCTCGGTGCCAGAGTGATTGCTTCGGGCCGTCGAGCGAAGGGGAGTGGATGTCGGTGTTGGCTGCTGAACCGGACTGGTTGACCACTGCGACGGTGGGCTCCGCGACGGTTGTTTCGGCGGTTGTGTAGGCGATTGTTCAGGTAGGCCAAGGGCGAGCATGTTCATGGACTTCGGGCTGTTGCCGCCCGAGATCAACGCGATCCGTATCTACACCGGTCCCGGCGCGGCCCCGTTGCTGGCAGCGTCGACGGCCTGGCAGGGACTTGCCGGGGAGTTGAGCGCGGCGTCGGCGGCGTATCAGGGTGAGATCAGTGGCCTGGCGGCGGGCTGGCACGGCGTGGGCAGTGAGCGCATGACCGCGGCGGCCGCGCCGCACATCCGGTGGTTGAACCAGATGTCGGCGCAGGCCGAGCAGGTGGCTCTGCAGGCGGCGGCGCAGGCGGCCTCCTACGAGGCGGCGTTCGTGTCGACCACCCCACCGCCGGTCATCGCGGCCAACCGCAGTCTGAACATGTCGCTGATCGCGACCAACATCCTCGGGCAGAACACCCCGGCGATCATGGCGACCGAGGCGTTGTACCTGGAGATGTGGGCGCAGTGCGCCGCGGCGATGTACGCCTATGCGGCGGCCACCGAACAGTCCAGTGCGTTGCCGCAGTTCAGTCCGGACCAGCAGAACACCAATCCGGCCGGGCAGGCATCCCAGGCGCTGTCGGCCGGTAAGGCCGGAGCCGACACCGCGACGCGGACCGTGCTGGGCAGCATGGGCACCTCCACCGGAGGCCAGACCGGTGCCGCCGGCGCCGCGCAGGGCACGTTTCCGATCCTGGGTGCCCTGCCCGAATCGTGGAGCAAATACCTTCCCGGCCTCAGCGACTTGGGTGGGGCCCCCTACGATTCGCTCGCCGTCGGCTACCACCTCATGTCGGTGATTTCGTCCATCGCGCCGGCACTGCTGGCGCCGGCGTCGATGACCGGTGGCGCGACCGGGGGGCTGCTCGGCGGCACCGGCGTAATCACGCCGGGACTGCTGGGGGGCTGGGGCAACGCCGGAGCGTTGGGTGCCGCGCGGGCCGCGGCGCCGATCGCGGCGAAACTGGCCGGCTCGCCGCGGTTGGGCGGATTGTCGGTGCCGGGCAGTTGGGCCGCCGCCGCCAAGGGGCTCACCCCCGGCGGGGGTCTGTCGTCGGCGGCCGCCGGTGTCGGCGGGTCCCACGGTGCCGGGCCGATGCTCGGCGGGATGCCGTTGGCGGGCATGCGCGGGGCGGGCCAGGGGGCGGCCGGCGGCGACGGCGTCGTCCGCGTGGGGCCCCGCCCGTTCGTCATGTCGCGACCGCTCTCCGCCGGCTAGCGACCGGCCGGTCTGCCGCTGATCGGCGCGGCTCGGCTCCCGGCCCGACTCGGGTGCACTGTGACGCGGCGCGCATCGGCCGGCGACCGTGGCTCCGATCACCGTGAAAACGTTGCTGGGTGGCGGTCGCCGACGCCCGGTCACCGGGTTTGTCGCGCCCTGAATTTTTCTCGCGGCGGGCGGCGATCGGCCCCGCGCCCGACGGTGTCCGGTCGCCTCCCGTCATCGCCGTCGATGTTAAATCGACACAGGTGGCCAGCGTTTTTCGGGGGTCTGCGGCACCGGTGGATTACCGGACCGTTACCCAAGGTGAACAGTTGTCGACGTCGGGTGAACAGTAGGCGTCCTGAGCTGATCCGGGCGAGTTTGCCCTCTAATGTCTGGGGCAGAGAGATTGCTGCTGACAATCGGGAGAGGATGCAATGTCGTTGTTGACGGTTGAGCCGGAGCTGTTGACCGCTGCGGCCTTCGAGTTGGAGTCGATCGGTACCGCGCTGAACGCCGGGAACGCGGCTGCGGCGGCACCGACGACGGGTGTGGTTCCGGCGGCGGTCGACGACGTGTCGACGTTCGCGGCGTCACGGTTCGCCCAGGCGGGTCAGATGTATCAGGCGGTGGCGGCCCAGGCTGCGGCGATCCACGAGGAGTTCGTGGCGACGTTGCAGGCCAGCGCGGGATCGTATGCGCTGACCGAAGCCGCGAACCGGGCGTCGGTTCTTTAGGCGGTTCTCCGGATAGATCGAGGGTCAGTCATGTTCATGGACTTCGGGGCAGTACCTCCCGAGATCAATGCGGCCCGGATATACACCGGTCCGGGCGCGGCGCCACTGCTGGAGGCGGCGTCGGCGTGGCAGGCTTTGGCCAAGGAATTGAGCACCGCGGCGGCGGCCTACCAGAGCCAGGTCAGTGGCCTGACGGCGAAATGGCACGGTCTGTCGGGCCAGCGGATGGCGGCGGCGGCGGCGCCGCACATTCAGTGGTTGAACCAGACGTCGGCGCAGGCGGGGCAGGCCGGCATGCAGGCGGCCACCCAGGCGGCCGCCTACGAGACCGCGTTCGCGTCGATGGTGCCGCCCCCGGTGATCGCGGCCAACCGCAGCCAGAAGATGGCGCTGATCTCGACGAATTTCCTCAACCGCAACGCGCCGGCGATCATGGCCACCGACGCGGCGTACATGCAGATGTGGGAGCAGTGCGCGGCGGCGATGTACAGCTACGCGGCGAGCACCGAGCAGTCCAGTACGCTCCCGCAGTTCAGTGTCGACCGGGAGAACACCAACCAGTCCTCCCAGGCGGCAGCCACCGCCAAGGCCGCCGCCGATGGCGCTGCAGGGGCGGAGGACAAGGCCACCAACCCGGTGACCGATTACCTCAGCAACCTGTACGACGGGTACACGCCCAACGACGCGCTCAACGACACCCTCGAACCGCCCTACCGTCTGGCCGGCATCTTCAAAAACAGCCAGGGGCTGCTCCAGAGCATGACCAAGACGTCGAGTTCGTCCAGCGATGCCGTCAGCGATGCGGTCACCGGGCCCACCATGGTGACGATCCCGGGGTTGGCCGCCGCGATGGGACAGGGCGGCGGCGCGCTGGGGTCGGCACCGGCGGCGTCCGCGCCCCTGTCGGCGAGCATGGCCAACGCGTCCCGGTTGGGCGGGCTGTCGGTGCCGGGCGGCTGGGCCGGGGCCGCCAAGGCGCTCAACCCCACACTGGCCGCACCCAACCTCGGTTCGGCGCTGAGCACGCCGAACACGGCGGGGCACATGCTGGGTGGGGTGCCACTGTCCGGGGCCGGCGCCGGTGCCGGTCGCGGCATCGGCGATGGTGTCCTGCGGATCGGGCCCCGCTCGTTCACCATGCCACGACCGCTGTCTGCCGGGTAACGGGAAAGGGGCGTATCAACCAGCGGATATGCGATCATTGTCGGTAAGAAAAACAGCAGGAACGACACGACTTTTCCAGTAAGGAGTTGCCAAGATGGCTTCGCGTTTGATGACTGATCCGCAGTTGATGCGGGATATGGCCGGCCGGTTTGAGGTGCATGCTCAGACGGTTGAGGATGAGGCGCGGCGGATGTTCGCGTCGTCGCAGAGTATTTCGGGGGCCGGGTGGACCGGGATCGCCGAGCGGACGTCGTTGGACACGATGGGGCAGATGCAGACGGCGTTTCGCAACATCGTGAACATGCTGCACGGGGTGCGTGACGGGTTGGTGCGTGACGCGAACGTCTATGAGCAGCAGGAAGCCGCGGCGCAGTCGTCGCTGAGCAGCTGAGATCCGACTTTTATCGAAGGGATTTGACGATGACGATTAACTACCAGTTCGGTGATGTCAATGCTCATGGGGCGTTGATCAAGGCGCAGGCGGCGTCGTTGGAGGCCGAGCATCAGGCGATCATCCGCGATGTGGTGGCGGCCGGGGACTTCTGGGGTGGTGCCGGTTCGGCGGCCTGCCAGGAGTTCATCACCCAGTTGGGTCGCAACTTCCAGGTGATCTACCAGCAGGCGGCCACCCACGGCTCCAAGGTGCAAAACGCCGGCAACAACATGGCTTCCACCGATTCGGCGGTCGGCTCCAGCTGGCTCTAACCTCAACCCCAACGCGGCAGCACACGCCGAGTGTGCTGCCGCGTTGCGGCGTCCCGGCCAGACCAACCCCGGAGTAGCGATGGAGCAACAACACAGCCGTACCGACATCACCGTCAACGTCGAAGGCTTTTGGCTTCTGCAAGCGTTGTTGGACATCCGTCACGTGGCACCGGAGCTGCGTTGCCGGCCGTTCGTGTCGACGTCGGAATCCACCGACTGGCTCAAAGAGCACCCCGGCATGGCGGTGATGCGCGAGCAGGGCATCGTCGTCGACGACGACCTCACCGTCAACGAGGAGGTCGCCGAACGGATGGGGGTGCTGGCCGTGCCCGACATCGAGGTGGTGGCGCTGCTGTCCTACGGCAAACTGCGCTACGGCGTCAGTGAGGACGCGATCCAGCGACACCAGGACAACCCCGACCAGGGGGAGCAGCCCGCCGTCGATGACAAACAGGTCGGCTCCCGCGACATCCCCGACAATGAGTTCCGGGTGGTACTGGCCCGCCGTGACGACCACTGGGTCTCGGCGGTGCGGGTCGGCACCGACATCACCGTCGATGACGTGTCGGTCGACGATGCCGCGTCGATCGCCGCGCTGGTGACCGGCGCCATGGAGTCGATCAACCACGCGGACCCGGCGGTGATCACCGCGGTCAATGTGCCGCTCGACGAGATGCTGTCGGTCACCAAAGCCTGGCAGGCCGCCGGGTTCAACGTGTTCTCCAGCGGCGATCTCCGCCGCATCGGACTCACCGCGGCAACGATCGCCGCCCTCGGCCAGGCCTTGTCCGAACCGGCGGCGGAGGCGGCGATCTACGCGCGCCAGTATCGCGACGACGCCCGCGAGTCCAGCGCGTCGGTGCTCTCGCTCAAGGACGGGTCGGCGGGCCGCCTGGCGATGTATCAGCAGGCCCGTACCG
This sequence is a window from Mycolicibacillus parakoreensis. Protein-coding genes within it:
- a CDS encoding PE family protein encodes the protein MSLLTVEPELLTAAAFELESIGTALNAGNAAAAAPTTGVVPAAVDDVSTFAASRFAQAGQMYQAVAAQAAAIHEEFVATLQASAGSYALTEAANRASVL
- a CDS encoding PPE family protein, coding for MFMDFGAVPPEINAARIYTGPGAAPLLEAASAWQALAKELSTAAAAYQSQVSGLTAKWHGLSGQRMAAAAAPHIQWLNQTSAQAGQAGMQAATQAAAYETAFASMVPPPVIAANRSQKMALISTNFLNRNAPAIMATDAAYMQMWEQCAAAMYSYAASTEQSSTLPQFSVDRENTNQSSQAAATAKAAADGAAGAEDKATNPVTDYLSNLYDGYTPNDALNDTLEPPYRLAGIFKNSQGLLQSMTKTSSSSSDAVSDAVTGPTMVTIPGLAAAMGQGGGALGSAPAASAPLSASMANASRLGGLSVPGGWAGAAKALNPTLAAPNLGSALSTPNTAGHMLGGVPLSGAGAGAGRGIGDGVLRIGPRSFTMPRPLSAG
- a CDS encoding WXG100 family type VII secretion target — translated: MASRLMTDPQLMRDMAGRFEVHAQTVEDEARRMFASSQSISGAGWTGIAERTSLDTMGQMQTAFRNIVNMLHGVRDGLVRDANVYEQQEAAAQSSLSS
- a CDS encoding WXG100 family type VII secretion target encodes the protein MTINYQFGDVNAHGALIKAQAASLEAEHQAIIRDVVAAGDFWGGAGSAACQEFITQLGRNFQVIYQQAATHGSKVQNAGNNMASTDSAVGSSWL
- a CDS encoding ESX secretion-associated protein EspG, translating into MEQQHSRTDITVNVEGFWLLQALLDIRHVAPELRCRPFVSTSESTDWLKEHPGMAVMREQGIVVDDDLTVNEEVAERMGVLAVPDIEVVALLSYGKLRYGVSEDAIQRHQDNPDQGEQPAVDDKQVGSRDIPDNEFRVVLARRDDHWVSAVRVGTDITVDDVSVDDAASIAALVTGAMESINHADPAVITAVNVPLDEMLSVTKAWQAAGFNVFSSGDLRRIGLTAATIAALGQALSEPAAEAAIYARQYRDDARESSASVLSLKDGSAGRLAMYQQARTVGSSQKWLAICPATPQLVQVGVQTVLDTVPFGSWKTHRRV